One Choloepus didactylus isolate mChoDid1 chromosome 8, mChoDid1.pri, whole genome shotgun sequence DNA window includes the following coding sequences:
- the LOC119541348 gene encoding calmodulin-1, with amino-acid sequence MADQLTEEQIAEFKEAFSLFDKDGDGTITTKELGTVMRSLGQNPTEAELQDMINEVDADGNGTIDFPEFLTMMARKMKDTDSEEEIREAFRVFDKDGNGYISAAELRHVMTNLGEKLTDEEVDEMIREADIDGDGQVNYEEFVQMMTAK; translated from the coding sequence ATGGCTGATCAGCTGACCGAAGAACAGATTGCTGAATTCAAGGAAGCTTTCTCCCTATTTGATAAAGATGGCGATGGCACCATCACAACAAAGGAACTTGGAACTGTCATGAGGTCACTGGGTCAGAACCCAACAGAAGCTGAATTACAGGATATGATCAACGAAGTGGATGCTGATGGTAATGGCACCATTGACTTCCCAGAATTTTTGACCATGATGgctagaaaaatgaaagacacaGACAGTGAAGAAGAAATCCGTGAGGCATTCCGAGTCTTTGACAAGGATGGCAATGGCTACATCAGTGCGGCAGAGCTACGTCACGTCATGACAAACTTAGGAGAAAAACTAACAGATGAAGAAGTAGATGAAATGATCAGAGAAGCAGATATTGATGGGGATGGACAAGTCAACTATGAAGAATTCGTACAGATGATGACTGCAAAATGA